Proteins encoded together in one Mycobacterium sp. MS1601 window:
- a CDS encoding GTP pyrophosphokinase has translation MTDLLDTEPLWDLDEFRRLREEFSRFMFSYKFGMEEVTTKVGILQQEFEHLQQYNPIEHVTSRLKTPDSVLDKIARKKCPPRFDSIRKTITDIAGVRITCSFTSDVYRVSEALTRQDDVIVLEVKDYVRQPKPNGYRSLHLILEVPVFLSTGAVTVPVEVQLRTVAMDFWASLEHKIYYKYDGEVPGDISQTLAEAAETAARLDTEMERLHHDVHGDLPPVPAELARGSIPLPDEVILRMMQVGFSSRPM, from the coding sequence ATGACTGACCTGCTCGACACCGAACCGCTGTGGGATCTGGACGAGTTCCGAAGGCTGCGCGAGGAGTTCTCCCGGTTCATGTTCTCCTACAAATTCGGTATGGAGGAGGTCACCACCAAGGTCGGGATCCTGCAGCAGGAGTTCGAGCATCTGCAGCAGTACAACCCCATCGAGCACGTCACCAGCCGGCTCAAGACACCCGACAGCGTGCTGGACAAGATCGCCCGCAAGAAGTGCCCGCCGCGGTTCGACTCCATCCGCAAGACCATCACCGACATCGCGGGCGTCCGCATCACGTGTTCCTTCACCTCGGACGTCTACCGAGTGTCCGAAGCGTTGACCAGGCAGGATGACGTCATCGTGCTGGAGGTCAAAGATTATGTGCGCCAACCTAAACCAAATGGCTACCGCAGCCTTCACCTGATTCTCGAGGTGCCGGTGTTCCTCTCCACGGGGGCGGTGACGGTACCGGTGGAGGTACAGCTGCGCACCGTCGCGATGGACTTCTGGGCCAGCCTGGAGCACAAGATCTACTACAAGTACGACGGTGAGGTGCCCGGCGACATCTCGCAGACGCTGGCGGAGGCGGCGGAGACCGCGGCCCGGCTGGACACCGAGATGGAGCGGTTGCACCACGATGTCCACGGGGATCTGCCGCCCGTGCCGGCGGAACTGGCACGCGGCAGCATTCCCTTGCCCGACGAGGTGATCCTGCGGATGATGCAGGTGGGCTTCTCGTCGCGGCCAATGTAG